One genomic segment of Hevea brasiliensis isolate MT/VB/25A 57/8 chromosome 3, ASM3005281v1, whole genome shotgun sequence includes these proteins:
- the LOC110672348 gene encoding chloroplast stem-loop binding protein of 41 kDa b, chloroplastic isoform X2 → MASLVAVQQQTQPSLSILPSSLSDFNGTRLHTQLQCKRKVWQTRGALQVTASSSKNILIMGGTRFIGVFLSRLLVKEGHQVTLFTRGKAPITQQLPGESDQDFADFSSKILHLKGDRKDFDFVKSSLSAKGFDVVYDINGREADEVAPILDALPKLEQYIYCSSAGVYLKTDLLPHSETDAVDPKSRHKGKLETESLLESRAVNWTSLRPVYIYGPLNYNPVEEWFFHRLKAGRPIPIPNSGMQITQLGHVKDLAAAFVQVLGNEKATKQVFNISGEKYVTFDGLARACAKAAGFPEPDIIHYNPKEFDFGKKKAFPFRDQHFFASVDKAKHVLGWKPEFDLVKGLADSYNLDFGRGTYRKEADFSTDDLILGKSLVLQA, encoded by the exons ATGGCAAGTTTAGTAGCAGTCCAGCAGCAAACTCAGCCCTCTTTATCTATCCTCCCTTCCTCTTTGTCTGACTTCAATGGCACCAGACTTCACACTCAACTCCAG TGTAAAAGAAAGGTATGGCAAACAAGGGGAGCACTGCAGGTAACAGCATCAAGTTCCAAGAATATTCTTATAATGGGAGGCACCCGATTCATTGGTGTGTTTTTATCTAGACTTCTTGTCAAAGAAGGTCATCAG GTGACATTGTTTACCAGAGGTAAGGCACCAATTACCCAACAATTGCCAGGTGAATCAGACCAGGATTTTGCTGATTTTTCTTCCAAG ATCTTACATTTGAAAGGAGATAGGAAGGACTTTGATTTTGTGAAATCCAGTCTCTCAGCTAAAGGCTTTGATGTTGTTTATGATATAAATG GACGCGAGGCAGATGAAGTTGCACCTATATTGGATGCTCTACCAAAACTAGAACA GTATATATATTGCTCTTCGGCTGGAGTTTACCTCAAAACTGATCTTTTACCACACAGTGAG ACAGATGCAGTTGATCCGAAGAGCAGGCACAAGGGAAAGCTCGAGACAGAGAGTTTACTAGAATCAAGAGCTGTTAACTGGACTTCTTTAAGGCCCGTCTATATCTATGGGCCGTTAAACTACAATCCTGTTGAAGAGTGGTTCTTTCACCGGTTGAAAGCAGGTCGCCCAATTCCAATTCCCAATTCAGGAATGCAAATTACCCAACTTGGTCATGTAAAG GATTTGGCAGCAGCTTTTGTTCAAGTTCTTGGTAATGAAAAAGCAACCAAGCAAGTATTTAACATATCAGGAGAAAAGTACGTCACCTTTGATGGATTAGCAAGGGCATGTGCAAAG GCTGCTGGTTTTCCAGAACCTGATATCATTCACTACAACCCCAAGGAATTTGACTTTGGGAAAAAGAAGGCATTTCCATTCCGTGACCAG CATTTCTTTGCATCTGTTGACAAGGCAAAACATGTGCTTGGATGGAAACCTGAATTTGACCTGGTGAAGGGCCTAGCTGATTCTTACAATCTTGACTTTGGTAGAGGAACATACAGGAAAGAGGCTGATTTCTCCACTGATGACTTGATTCTTGGTAAGAGTCTTGTTCTCCAGGCCTAG
- the LOC110672348 gene encoding chloroplast stem-loop binding protein of 41 kDa b, chloroplastic isoform X1, with amino-acid sequence MASLVAVQQQTQPSLSILPSSLSDFNGTRLHTQLQCKRKVWQTRGALQVTASSSKNILIMGGTRFIGVFLSRLLVKEGHQVTLFTRGKAPITQQLPGESDQDFADFSSKILHLKGDRKDFDFVKSSLSAKGFDVVYDINGMQCLILCSLHTSPCLTRIQLFSCLFQMLIFFFCLFPGREADEVAPILDALPKLEQYIYCSSAGVYLKTDLLPHSETDAVDPKSRHKGKLETESLLESRAVNWTSLRPVYIYGPLNYNPVEEWFFHRLKAGRPIPIPNSGMQITQLGHVKDLAAAFVQVLGNEKATKQVFNISGEKYVTFDGLARACAKAAGFPEPDIIHYNPKEFDFGKKKAFPFRDQHFFASVDKAKHVLGWKPEFDLVKGLADSYNLDFGRGTYRKEADFSTDDLILGKSLVLQA; translated from the exons ATGGCAAGTTTAGTAGCAGTCCAGCAGCAAACTCAGCCCTCTTTATCTATCCTCCCTTCCTCTTTGTCTGACTTCAATGGCACCAGACTTCACACTCAACTCCAG TGTAAAAGAAAGGTATGGCAAACAAGGGGAGCACTGCAGGTAACAGCATCAAGTTCCAAGAATATTCTTATAATGGGAGGCACCCGATTCATTGGTGTGTTTTTATCTAGACTTCTTGTCAAAGAAGGTCATCAG GTGACATTGTTTACCAGAGGTAAGGCACCAATTACCCAACAATTGCCAGGTGAATCAGACCAGGATTTTGCTGATTTTTCTTCCAAG ATCTTACATTTGAAAGGAGATAGGAAGGACTTTGATTTTGTGAAATCCAGTCTCTCAGCTAAAGGCTTTGATGTTGTTTATGATATAAATGGTATGCAATGTCTAATTCTGTGCTCTTTGCATACTTCACCCTGTTTAACTAGGATACAATTGTTTAGTTGTCTTTTCCAaatgctgattttttttttctgcttATTTCCAGGACGCGAGGCAGATGAAGTTGCACCTATATTGGATGCTCTACCAAAACTAGAACA GTATATATATTGCTCTTCGGCTGGAGTTTACCTCAAAACTGATCTTTTACCACACAGTGAG ACAGATGCAGTTGATCCGAAGAGCAGGCACAAGGGAAAGCTCGAGACAGAGAGTTTACTAGAATCAAGAGCTGTTAACTGGACTTCTTTAAGGCCCGTCTATATCTATGGGCCGTTAAACTACAATCCTGTTGAAGAGTGGTTCTTTCACCGGTTGAAAGCAGGTCGCCCAATTCCAATTCCCAATTCAGGAATGCAAATTACCCAACTTGGTCATGTAAAG GATTTGGCAGCAGCTTTTGTTCAAGTTCTTGGTAATGAAAAAGCAACCAAGCAAGTATTTAACATATCAGGAGAAAAGTACGTCACCTTTGATGGATTAGCAAGGGCATGTGCAAAG GCTGCTGGTTTTCCAGAACCTGATATCATTCACTACAACCCCAAGGAATTTGACTTTGGGAAAAAGAAGGCATTTCCATTCCGTGACCAG CATTTCTTTGCATCTGTTGACAAGGCAAAACATGTGCTTGGATGGAAACCTGAATTTGACCTGGTGAAGGGCCTAGCTGATTCTTACAATCTTGACTTTGGTAGAGGAACATACAGGAAAGAGGCTGATTTCTCCACTGATGACTTGATTCTTGGTAAGAGTCTTGTTCTCCAGGCCTAG